The proteins below come from a single Oerskovia jenensis genomic window:
- a CDS encoding sensor histidine kinase produces the protein METTARPVLRSRAWPIAGGLVGALVIGLATLGVDRPVTALVVLLVATAVTAGVLAWALVRSRRERRAYEEDLTGWAAERAAQAERLRIARDLHDLASHGLGLITVRAASARTVSGPDGDAERSRALADIERAGRDATTELRRMLGVLRSPGDDAPLRPAETLDDLPRIVEAARTGGLAVTLDAEDLAVPAGTALGVCAVVRESLANVLRHAGPTRARVVLGRDAAGLRLVVEDEGPVAGWAPHPGAGVGLAGLRERVATLGGSLVAGPCGQGFRVSVALPDGGRS, from the coding sequence GTGGAGACGACCGCCCGACCCGTGCTGCGATCTCGCGCGTGGCCGATCGCCGGTGGCCTCGTGGGCGCCCTCGTGATCGGCCTCGCGACCCTCGGCGTCGACCGCCCCGTGACGGCCCTCGTCGTCCTGCTGGTCGCGACCGCGGTGACGGCGGGCGTGCTGGCGTGGGCCCTGGTCCGCTCCCGGCGCGAGCGCCGCGCGTACGAGGAGGACCTGACGGGCTGGGCCGCCGAGCGGGCCGCGCAGGCCGAGCGGCTGCGCATCGCGCGCGACCTGCACGACCTCGCCTCGCACGGCCTGGGGCTGATCACGGTGCGCGCCGCGTCGGCGCGGACCGTCTCGGGGCCGGACGGCGACGCCGAGCGGTCGCGTGCTCTCGCCGACATCGAGCGCGCGGGCCGGGACGCGACCACGGAGCTGCGCAGGATGCTCGGCGTGCTGCGCAGCCCGGGGGACGACGCCCCGCTGCGTCCCGCCGAGACGCTCGACGACCTGCCGCGCATCGTCGAGGCCGCCCGGACCGGGGGCCTGGCCGTCACGCTCGACGCCGAGGACCTCGCGGTGCCTGCCGGGACGGCGCTCGGCGTGTGCGCGGTCGTCCGCGAATCTCTCGCGAACGTCCTGCGGCACGCAGGCCCGACCCGGGCCCGGGTCGTCCTCGGCCGCGACGCCGCGGGGCTGCGGCTGGTCGTCGAGGACGAGGGGCCGGTCGCCGGGTGGGCGCCGCACCCGGGGGCGGGCGTGGGGCTCGCGGGCCTGCGCGAACGGGTCGCGACGCTCGGCGGGTCCCTCGTCGCCGGCCCGTGCGGACAGGGGTTTCGCGTGAGCGTCGCCCTGCCGGACGGAGGGCGGTCGTGA
- a CDS encoding response regulator transcription factor encodes MTTSVPEQVPEPVPVPGSGGTRAQAPVRVLVVDDQPLIRHSLRLVVDGADDLAVVGEAGSGEAAVEVARRTRPDVVLMDVRMPGGDGIDATRAIVADPDLAGTRVLVLSMFELDEYVHGALRAGASGFLLKDAEPASLVDAVRRTHEGESLFAPAILTRIVAHYLENGTRREPVAPQVLTSREVEVLALVGRGLSNQEIAQRLTISMGTVKTHIGNLLAKLVARDRAQLVIAAFEHGLVGTDRSATAGRGPRLA; translated from the coding sequence GTGACGACGTCGGTCCCCGAGCAGGTTCCCGAGCCGGTTCCCGTCCCGGGCTCGGGAGGCACGAGAGCGCAGGCACCGGTGCGGGTGCTCGTCGTCGACGACCAGCCGCTGATCCGCCACAGCCTGCGGCTCGTGGTCGACGGCGCGGACGATCTGGCGGTGGTGGGCGAGGCGGGCTCGGGCGAGGCGGCGGTGGAGGTCGCCCGCCGGACCCGGCCCGACGTGGTCCTCATGGACGTCCGCATGCCCGGTGGTGACGGCATCGACGCGACGCGCGCGATCGTGGCGGACCCGGACCTCGCCGGGACGCGCGTGCTCGTGCTCAGCATGTTCGAGCTCGACGAGTACGTCCACGGCGCCCTGCGCGCGGGGGCGAGCGGCTTCCTGCTCAAGGACGCCGAGCCCGCGAGCCTCGTCGACGCCGTACGGCGTACGCACGAGGGCGAGTCGCTGTTCGCCCCGGCCATCCTCACCCGGATCGTCGCGCACTACCTCGAGAACGGGACGAGGCGTGAACCCGTGGCACCTCAGGTCCTCACGAGCCGCGAGGTCGAGGTGCTCGCGCTCGTGGGACGCGGGCTGTCCAACCAGGAGATCGCGCAGCGGCTGACGATCTCCATGGGGACGGTCAAGACCCACATCGGCAACCTGCTCGCCAAGCTCGTGGCTCGCGACCGTGCCCAGCTCGTCATCGCGGCGTTCGAGCACGGCCTGGTCGGCACCGACCGGTCGGCCACGGCAGGACGTGGTCCCCGGCTCGCGTGA